A DNA window from Maribellus comscasis contains the following coding sequences:
- a CDS encoding RagB/SusD family nutrient uptake outer membrane protein: MKKIKYITIAIFSILFLGCSEDLDLYPLTQITEGTFYKNEVELQQAVDDVYRQLGILYNGDQIPARFGEQYSDNTYIELAGGANNYNEQITDFFIQTDNGLINTIWNNSYSTIYICNNILYQIENIEFDVDENKLEKMKGQAIFIRALTYFNMVRAWGDVPYIDKKISPKESYDYLRVDVETVYENIINDLLYCKQVLPEAWSGDDIGRVTQYGASAVLAKIYLTLGENDKSKTELDLIINSALYSLDANGDGNTNTDDFLYLFAADTKNCQSSVLEAQYMAGENAMNSNHQNQYSPFTWAFHLPGQTSTFRGTGIMTPTDDLENEFEENDPRKEVSINPGYIDNETGVFVDYPYTMKFYDPNWEYPGQNFEIIRYADILLMYAEVTNDQTYLNLVRSRVGMPAYGSDGYPSDKYPTLALAIEHERRIELCFEFHRFFDLKRTGRAIEIMASKGYNIDANKLLFPIPLNAIDVNPDLTQNPGYN, from the coding sequence ATGAAAAAAATAAAATATATCACAATAGCAATTTTCTCTATCTTATTTTTAGGATGTAGTGAAGATCTAGATTTGTATCCGTTAACACAAATCACAGAGGGGACATTTTACAAAAACGAAGTTGAACTGCAACAGGCAGTCGACGATGTTTATCGCCAACTTGGAATACTGTATAACGGAGATCAGATTCCTGCAAGGTTTGGTGAACAATACTCAGACAATACATATATTGAATTGGCAGGAGGTGCAAACAATTACAACGAACAAATTACTGATTTCTTTATCCAAACAGACAATGGACTAATAAATACGATATGGAATAATTCTTATTCAACAATCTACATTTGTAACAATATTCTCTATCAAATTGAAAATATTGAATTTGATGTAGACGAGAACAAACTTGAAAAGATGAAAGGTCAGGCAATTTTTATACGAGCTTTGACTTATTTTAATATGGTGCGTGCATGGGGTGATGTCCCTTATATTGATAAAAAGATATCGCCCAAAGAATCATATGACTATTTGCGTGTAGATGTGGAGACAGTATATGAGAACATAATAAATGATTTACTGTACTGCAAACAAGTTTTACCCGAAGCCTGGTCTGGAGATGATATCGGCCGGGTAACTCAATATGGCGCTTCTGCTGTACTTGCAAAAATATATCTAACATTGGGAGAAAACGACAAATCCAAAACAGAGTTAGATCTGATAATAAACAGTGCTCTATATTCATTGGATGCAAATGGCGACGGGAATACAAACACAGATGATTTCCTTTATCTTTTTGCAGCCGATACTAAAAATTGTCAATCTTCTGTTCTTGAAGCACAGTATATGGCTGGTGAAAATGCAATGAATTCAAATCACCAGAATCAATATTCTCCATTTACCTGGGCTTTCCATTTACCAGGGCAAACATCTACCTTTCGGGGAACAGGGATAATGACACCTACCGACGATTTGGAAAATGAGTTTGAAGAAAATGACCCCAGAAAAGAAGTAAGTATCAACCCAGGGTATATAGACAACGAAACAGGCGTTTTCGTTGATTATCCTTACACCATGAAATTTTATGATCCTAACTGGGAATATCCTGGTCAAAATTTCGAGATAATCCGCTATGCTGATATATTACTTATGTATGCCGAAGTTACCAATGACCAAACATATCTTAATTTGGTAAGAAGCAGAGTGGGTATGCCTGCATACGGCAGCGACGGATATCCTTCTGATAAGTACCCAACACTTGCCCTGGCAATAGAACACGAAAGACGCATAGAGCTTTGTTTTGAATTTCACCGCTTCTTCGATTTAAAAAGAACAGGACGGGCAATTGAAATAATGGCATCCAAAGGGTATAATATTGATGCAAACAAACTTCTGTTTCCGATCCCTCTAAATGCAATAGATGTGAATCCAGATCTTACTCAGAATCCTGGATACAATTAA
- a CDS encoding sulfatase family protein yields the protein MKNKLFTLVGVSLILCLGVRAQDKPNFVFIIADDIGWNDIGCYGNSVVKTPNIDKLASEGLQFTNAFLTASSCSPSRCSIISGKYPHSNGAAELHTPLPGTEIPFPLLLKENGYYTAQAGKWHLGTNAHRAFDRFTDENGYNNGNGGEDNWVRFLKERPKDQPFFFWYASYDAHRAWGADDFHITHNPENVQVPVFFSDTPETRQDIASYYNEIARFDFFIGEVRKELERQKVIDNTIIIVMSDNGRPFPRCKTRVYDSGMKTPFIVYWPNGIKDLGVLAKGLVSAVDIAPTILELAQVEIPSDYQGISFVSTLKNPSNETRTVVYSEHNWHDYEAYERMVRTKDLLFVLNERPNLTNCGPADSKRSPTQYSLNKVRDEGKLTPAQADIFVSPRPRVELFDVKKDPLQLINVASLPSYSKHLKEMKKLLKNWQHNTRDSAPDNLTPDWYDRETGEALDIERQRGIMPGVYK from the coding sequence TTGAAGAATAAATTATTCACTCTGGTGGGAGTAAGCTTGATTTTATGTCTTGGTGTAAGGGCACAAGACAAACCGAATTTTGTTTTTATTATCGCTGATGATATCGGATGGAATGACATCGGATGCTATGGTAATTCAGTAGTAAAAACGCCGAACATTGACAAACTCGCCAGTGAAGGCTTACAGTTTACAAATGCTTTCCTTACAGCAAGCTCCTGTAGCCCGAGCAGATGCAGTATTATTTCAGGCAAATACCCTCATTCCAATGGCGCAGCAGAATTACATACACCTCTTCCCGGTACAGAGATCCCTTTTCCTCTTTTACTAAAGGAAAATGGTTATTATACAGCCCAGGCCGGGAAATGGCATTTGGGAACAAACGCACATAGAGCATTTGATCGATTTACTGATGAAAATGGTTATAACAATGGCAATGGAGGTGAAGATAATTGGGTAAGATTCTTAAAAGAAAGACCAAAAGACCAACCCTTTTTCTTTTGGTATGCATCATACGATGCGCACCGTGCCTGGGGAGCCGACGACTTTCATATAACACATAATCCGGAAAACGTTCAGGTTCCGGTTTTCTTTTCTGATACACCTGAAACAAGACAGGATATCGCATCCTATTACAATGAAATAGCGCGTTTTGACTTCTTTATTGGAGAAGTCAGAAAAGAATTGGAACGCCAGAAGGTTATTGATAACACAATAATTATCGTGATGTCTGATAACGGAAGGCCTTTTCCCAGATGTAAAACAAGAGTATACGATAGTGGAATGAAAACTCCATTTATTGTTTACTGGCCAAATGGAATAAAAGATTTGGGTGTTTTAGCAAAAGGATTGGTAAGTGCCGTTGATATTGCTCCCACAATTTTGGAGCTGGCGCAAGTAGAAATTCCTTCAGATTATCAGGGAATCAGTTTTGTCTCAACTCTCAAGAATCCTTCTAATGAAACAAGAACGGTTGTATACTCGGAACATAACTGGCACGATTATGAAGCCTACGAAAGAATGGTCAGAACAAAAGACCTTTTATTTGTTTTGAATGAACGCCCAAATCTAACAAATTGTGGTCCCGCTGATTCCAAAAGGTCTCCAACACAATACTCATTAAACAAAGTTCGGGACGAAGGAAAGTTAACTCCAGCGCAAGCCGATATCTTTGTTTCTCCCCGACCCCGGGTAGAACTTTTTGATGTAAAAAAAGATCCACTCCAACTGATTAATGTAGCTTCCCTGCCTTCTTATAGCAAACATCTAAAAGAAATGAAAAAGTTACTCAAGAACTGGCAACACAACACAAGGGATTCAGCGCCGGATAATCTAACACCCGACTGGTACGACAGAGAAACAGGAGAAGCACTGGATATTGAAAGACAAAGAGGAATAATGCCTGGAGTATATAAATAA
- a CDS encoding TonB-dependent receptor, translating to MTNTTIEELLQKMEENTNFRFFYQSEVLKNKQRINIEFEQKSVRNILDEVLPPLQLKYEVFDNYIAIKSDDGGFSNQESNQEQKSVSGKVTDSSGFPLPGVTVVIKGTTQGTVTDADGKYTIPKVPDDAVLQFSFVGMSAQEVVVGNQTTIDITMQEETIGLEEVVAIGYGTQQKRDLTGSVGSINMEEELSSRPVVDFGQAMYGKIAGVNVINSSGRPGSSSTIQIRGINSISAGSAPLVVVDGIQLPGYDLNSINSADIKSIEILKDASSASIYGSRGANGVILVTTKSGESGKSKLQLNYSFSVQEVIRKMDVMNSYEYAEAAIDAAQNGWIETGGDPNAPNTLDARGKIIYTWPEALEHPETLPNTDWQDVIFRVAPMHKVNLSFSGGNEKSQYLVSGGYINQEGIVITSEYQKYSLNMKFNSEINDWINVGGMLNSIYDHENEPYYRIVEWAVQYPAIYPVYGNNGYLGGPNTVDGFEDYYAVLFRPLNGHPLFNIDEDIQHHRFNTIGNLFAQLDLYEGLSFKTSFNAFYKRVDNTDYYPKDHNMGPAYYRTATFKSNTNRTISYTWENLLTYDKTLGNHSFTILGGYEYNFRDYYWLQAERRDYDNDDIHYLTAGKTIYGAGDDANQTTLISLLGRVNYSFAGKYLISASFRRDGSSRFGPNSKWGNFPSFALGWRASEESFMKSISALSNLKIRASYGFTGNDNFSDYSWISQMNQAKVAIGDNLQTSYYPSNIENPDLAWERTKQINLGLDLGLFEQRISIETDFYNTVSDNLLLAVPVPSTSGFTSVFSNIGKLRNNGFEFNLTSHNINSRLKWTTQLNFALNRSEVMELGPDNAPMIYSVNSFGTMQKINKVGEPLFSFYGYKYDGVYMNQAEIDADPTAYATATPGDGRYVDVTGDGILNSDDRTIIGNYEPDFTWGITNSFSYENFDLSFLIQGSVGGEIYNDDAHRSMLYHEGRNYLGELTNRWRSEEDPGDGYHYKLTVNIDGYEKTASSYWLDDATYVRLKDLTIGYNLPKKISSSIGLSNARVFFNGVNLFTIADAPVYDPENFVRHSGFSDPVNRGVGGSSYPSAKIYSFGVNVEF from the coding sequence ATGACAAACACTACCATCGAAGAATTGCTGCAAAAAATGGAAGAAAATACAAATTTCCGTTTTTTTTACCAAAGTGAAGTTTTAAAGAATAAACAACGCATTAACATTGAATTTGAACAAAAAAGTGTGCGTAATATTCTGGATGAAGTACTTCCTCCGCTTCAGTTGAAGTATGAAGTTTTCGACAATTACATTGCTATTAAATCTGATGATGGGGGATTTAGTAATCAAGAATCAAATCAGGAGCAGAAGTCGGTTTCAGGGAAAGTTACAGACTCCTCCGGATTTCCCTTGCCCGGAGTAACAGTTGTGATAAAAGGCACAACACAGGGAACCGTAACTGATGCCGATGGGAAATATACTATACCCAAAGTACCTGACGATGCAGTACTCCAATTTTCTTTTGTAGGGATGAGTGCACAGGAAGTTGTTGTTGGAAATCAGACAACAATTGACATTACAATGCAGGAAGAAACAATTGGATTGGAAGAGGTAGTGGCAATCGGTTACGGAACTCAACAAAAAAGAGACTTAACCGGTTCTGTTGGCTCAATTAATATGGAGGAAGAGCTTTCGAGCAGGCCAGTTGTTGATTTTGGCCAGGCAATGTATGGAAAAATTGCCGGGGTTAATGTAATTAACAGCAGTGGTCGGCCAGGTTCTTCATCCACAATACAAATCAGAGGGATCAATTCTATAAGCGCTGGCAGTGCACCATTAGTTGTAGTTGATGGTATACAGCTGCCGGGATATGATTTAAATTCAATAAACAGTGCAGACATTAAATCAATAGAGATTCTAAAAGATGCATCCTCAGCTTCTATTTATGGTTCAAGAGGGGCCAACGGAGTAATTCTGGTAACCACAAAATCAGGCGAATCGGGGAAATCCAAGCTTCAGTTAAACTATTCTTTTAGTGTTCAGGAAGTCATCAGAAAAATGGATGTAATGAATTCGTATGAATATGCTGAAGCTGCTATTGATGCAGCTCAAAACGGGTGGATCGAAACCGGAGGAGATCCTAATGCGCCAAATACACTTGATGCAAGAGGTAAAATAATATACACCTGGCCGGAAGCTTTGGAGCACCCAGAAACACTTCCTAACACTGACTGGCAAGATGTTATCTTCAGAGTAGCACCAATGCATAAAGTCAATTTGAGTTTTTCCGGAGGAAACGAGAAGTCTCAATACCTCGTTTCCGGAGGGTATATAAACCAGGAAGGTATTGTAATAACATCTGAATATCAAAAATATAGTCTAAACATGAAGTTTAATTCGGAAATCAATGACTGGATTAATGTTGGTGGCATGTTAAACTCTATTTACGACCATGAAAATGAACCCTATTATCGTATCGTTGAATGGGCTGTTCAATATCCGGCAATATATCCTGTTTATGGTAATAACGGATACCTGGGGGGACCAAATACTGTCGATGGATTCGAAGATTACTACGCTGTACTTTTCAGGCCGTTGAATGGCCATCCCTTATTTAATATTGATGAAGACATCCAACATCACAGGTTCAACACAATTGGAAATCTATTTGCACAGTTAGATTTATATGAAGGACTAAGCTTTAAAACCTCGTTTAATGCTTTTTACAAACGAGTTGACAATACAGACTATTATCCTAAAGACCATAACATGGGACCTGCCTACTATAGAACTGCCACGTTTAAATCCAATACGAACAGAACGATCAGTTACACTTGGGAGAATTTGCTCACATACGACAAAACTTTAGGAAATCATTCCTTCACAATTTTAGGGGGATATGAGTATAACTTCAGAGACTACTATTGGCTGCAAGCAGAAAGAAGAGATTATGACAATGACGATATCCATTATTTAACAGCAGGCAAAACAATCTATGGAGCAGGAGATGATGCAAATCAAACAACTCTGATCTCTTTGTTAGGTAGAGTAAATTACAGCTTCGCAGGGAAATACCTCATTTCCGCATCATTCCGTCGCGATGGTTCTTCAAGGTTCGGCCCAAATAGCAAATGGGGAAACTTTCCTTCTTTCGCACTCGGATGGAGGGCCTCGGAAGAATCTTTCATGAAATCCATTTCAGCATTAAGCAATCTTAAAATAAGGGCAAGTTATGGTTTTACCGGAAATGATAATTTCTCAGACTACAGCTGGATTAGCCAAATGAATCAGGCTAAAGTTGCAATTGGAGATAACCTTCAGACGTCGTATTATCCTTCAAATATAGAGAATCCTGATTTAGCCTGGGAAAGAACAAAACAAATAAACCTGGGATTAGATTTAGGACTGTTTGAACAACGTATTTCAATTGAAACCGATTTCTACAACACCGTCTCTGACAATCTGTTGCTAGCTGTACCTGTCCCATCAACCAGCGGATTTACCAGTGTTTTTTCTAATATTGGCAAACTTAGAAATAACGGGTTTGAATTTAATTTAACCTCCCATAATATCAATTCGAGGCTAAAATGGACCACTCAATTAAACTTCGCATTAAACAGAAGTGAGGTTATGGAATTAGGGCCAGATAATGCTCCAATGATTTATAGCGTAAATTCTTTTGGAACTATGCAAAAAATTAACAAGGTAGGAGAACCTCTATTTAGTTTTTATGGATATAAATACGATGGTGTATATATGAACCAGGCAGAAATAGATGCCGACCCAACTGCTTACGCTACTGCAACACCAGGTGACGGGAGATATGTTGACGTAACCGGAGATGGAATTTTAAATTCTGATGATCGTACAATTATCGGCAATTACGAACCCGATTTTACATGGGGGATTACAAATAGTTTTTCTTATGAAAATTTTGACCTAAGCTTTTTAATTCAAGGCTCGGTAGGAGGCGAAATCTACAATGATGACGCACATAGATCTATGCTTTATCACGAAGGAAGAAATTACCTGGGCGAACTGACCAACAGATGGCGTTCTGAAGAAGATCCGGGAGATGGATATCATTATAAACTTACTGTCAATATTGATGGATATGAAAAGACAGCTTCGAGTTATTGGTTAGATGATGCTACCTACGTCAGGTTAAAGGATCTTACAATTGGCTATAATTTACCTAAAAAGATTTCCTCCTCAATAGGACTATCGAACGCAAGGGTATTTTTTAACGGCGTAAATTTATTTACAATTGCCGATGCCCCCGTTTACGATCCTGAAAATTTTGTAAGGCATTCTGGGTTTTCCGACCCCGTAAATCGTGGAGTTGGTGGTTCCAGCTATCCTTCAGCGAAGATTTATTCTTTTGGTGTTAATGTCGAATTCTAA
- a CDS encoding Gfo/Idh/MocA family protein — MKHKNIQPNLERRKFLKNGAISTAAFTIIPRFVLGGNGYTPPSEKLNIACVGVGGKGRVDVDGVSSENIVALCDVDQKRASENRGELKSAYAAFPSARKYVDFREMLEKETDIDAVTISTPDHMHAIVTMEAMKKGKHVYTQKPLTRTIGESKKVVSFAREAGIVSQMGNQGHANEGPRILNELIWQGAIGNVKEVHCWTNRPVWAQGIAERPKDMPPIPPTLNWDLWVGPSKYRTYHPDYMPFSWRAWWDFGVGALGDMGCHLMDYPFWALKLTSPISIEGYSSPVYEETAPQASLITYKFISGLDGSNVDVVWYDGGLKPNMPKGIENHIDLWESIGGVIFVGDEGVLVYGHHQPKPVLLINGKEKDFGTPKEIIPRSPGHYIEWINEIKGNKNRALSNFDYAGPLNEAVLLGNVAIRTGEKLIWDSDNMKVTNIPEANKYLWEDYRTGWEL, encoded by the coding sequence ATGAAACATAAAAATATTCAACCAAATTTGGAACGTCGTAAATTTCTAAAAAATGGCGCAATCTCGACTGCTGCATTCACAATTATTCCGAGATTTGTTTTAGGCGGTAATGGCTATACACCACCAAGCGAAAAGTTAAATATTGCCTGTGTTGGTGTAGGAGGAAAAGGCCGTGTAGATGTTGATGGTGTGAGTAGTGAAAATATTGTTGCGCTTTGTGACGTCGACCAGAAACGAGCAAGCGAAAACAGAGGTGAATTAAAAAGTGCCTATGCTGCATTTCCTTCCGCCAGAAAATATGTGGATTTCAGGGAAATGCTTGAAAAAGAAACCGACATCGACGCTGTTACAATCTCAACGCCTGACCACATGCATGCTATTGTTACAATGGAAGCCATGAAAAAAGGGAAGCATGTTTACACGCAAAAACCCTTAACACGAACCATCGGAGAATCAAAAAAAGTTGTCAGTTTTGCGAGGGAAGCAGGGATAGTTAGCCAAATGGGTAACCAGGGACATGCAAACGAAGGCCCCCGTATCTTAAATGAGCTGATCTGGCAGGGAGCGATAGGAAATGTTAAAGAAGTACACTGCTGGACAAATCGACCGGTTTGGGCACAAGGGATAGCCGAAAGACCCAAAGATATGCCACCTATTCCCCCGACACTCAACTGGGATCTGTGGGTTGGACCTTCTAAATACAGAACCTATCATCCCGATTATATGCCATTCAGTTGGAGGGCTTGGTGGGATTTTGGTGTCGGGGCCTTAGGCGATATGGGTTGTCACTTGATGGATTATCCATTTTGGGCATTAAAACTAACTTCTCCGATTAGCATTGAAGGCTATTCTTCTCCTGTTTATGAAGAAACCGCCCCTCAGGCATCCCTAATAACTTATAAATTTATATCCGGTCTTGATGGCTCAAATGTAGACGTGGTATGGTATGATGGTGGATTAAAACCAAACATGCCTAAAGGAATTGAAAATCACATCGATTTGTGGGAAAGTATAGGAGGGGTGATATTTGTTGGAGATGAAGGAGTGCTGGTTTACGGTCATCATCAACCAAAACCTGTTTTACTGATTAATGGAAAGGAAAAGGATTTTGGAACACCTAAAGAAATAATTCCACGCTCACCTGGACATTATATCGAATGGATAAATGAAATTAAAGGCAATAAAAACAGAGCATTGTCAAACTTTGATTATGCAGGACCACTTAATGAAGCAGTTTTGTTGGGTAACGTTGCTATAAGGACTGGGGAAAAGTTAATTTGGGATTCAGACAATATGAAAGTTACCAATATTCCTGAAGCAAATAAGTACTTATGGGAAGATTACCGGACGGGATGGGAATTATAA
- a CDS encoding 3-keto-disaccharide hydrolase, with amino-acid sequence MAMKAKIKYQFLAVLAILFCGVQYSNAQKSPDILNVKSADLQKPNGSWDMEKNTLFLTRENPQKSRKNIWLKEEYGDFILELDFKLASGTNSGVFFRTKNTEDPVQTSIEVQIRDDYGKADIDKHFCGSIYEIKEVSENRVKKTGKWNHLKIICNGPIIQTFLNNKMVVNIDLNEWHEAGKNPDGTSNKFKTAYKNMPRKGKIGFQDHGGKIWYKNIKIKQL; translated from the coding sequence ATGGCAATGAAAGCTAAAATAAAATATCAATTCCTCGCTGTTTTAGCAATTCTGTTTTGTGGCGTGCAGTATTCAAATGCACAGAAAAGTCCAGACATTTTAAATGTAAAATCAGCAGACCTTCAGAAACCCAATGGAAGCTGGGATATGGAGAAAAATACACTCTTTCTAACCCGGGAAAATCCTCAAAAGAGCAGAAAAAATATTTGGTTAAAAGAAGAATATGGTGATTTTATTCTTGAACTTGATTTCAAATTAGCGTCAGGTACAAACTCCGGAGTATTTTTTCGTACAAAAAACACTGAAGATCCTGTTCAGACCAGTATAGAAGTACAAATTAGAGATGACTATGGAAAGGCAGATATAGACAAACACTTTTGCGGAAGTATTTACGAAATAAAAGAAGTTTCGGAAAACCGGGTAAAAAAAACAGGAAAATGGAATCATCTGAAGATAATTTGCAATGGTCCAATCATTCAAACTTTTTTAAACAACAAAATGGTTGTTAATATTGATTTAAATGAGTGGCACGAAGCGGGGAAGAATCCTGATGGGACATCAAACAAATTCAAAACCGCATACAAAAACATGCCAAGAAAGGGCAAAATTGGATTTCAGGATCATGGTGGAAAAATTTGGTACAAAAACATAAAAATAAAACAGTTATAA